A region of Paenibacillus thiaminolyticus DNA encodes the following proteins:
- a CDS encoding flippase-like domain-containing protein: MNSIKLRAQALLRNKRLMHFIKIVFPIAVIVFVIFQGKKELAHFSIKKSLHAIRLLSGDYFTGLIVAGGLAVSCMFFYDVLLLRSIRVPFRWGRVFRVSWIANTFNGIFGFGGIAGVGVRTILYRESVGEAGRLLLAIAWMAPSMISGLSILGILVMFGVFPAFSLLAVKGWLWITLIGVALFFPAYILFSQWKGRRHANAKITLGYTIVSFAEWLAAGSVAYLILYMLGSEVTYPEVIGVFTVSAIAGLISMVPGGFGTFDITYLIGLQAIGVADSTVFTALLLYRIVYYFIPFALGLIFAAFEFGGVAVKRFEDHPTIGSYIETGSIIWFIQRSLWNSLSAWSVVILMFMTSFFLTLYTLTVPQWERSAFLLPLIYGDHGDFYPLVNGIVLGASLLIMLMLKGLFERTIRAYIVTLLSLGLCTIMTFLLGTTIRHTLWLVGMLLVLVLLRSQFNRYRYPLTKATIIVTSILMTLFLLSYAFMGYLLGEIHLEPAYASSTLSYAEFTTTLLTGIATALLLYSMAYFAFERHQREPLGRAWIPEDDALLQGPNGWLYRRLPGKRVFNASTGKLPLPFLIRNRRAILYGCPPSRRHPEAMQLSLADLYEQADRYGLDIVFLQAGVEEMPMLHDFGNDFFKMGESARLEIPGTRISLPHAPHELLPLPLDGQRLRELTHVVQHQYEAVPPGYLASLRRLLSTEDPDLRLLLLHGEPDRCIGYAVYRIHPAGKAMIVEDIRTRFSVARPEHEEPLGQLRDLLLWQGQRHHCVRLVSGLIPLSHVETNRAPRLWSERAATAIFRRIRDLYPLSQQRALWEAFGPVVWEPQYIAFLKQRQLNWTIWRITRSLSQVRKGPSGIRK; the protein is encoded by the coding sequence ATGAATTCGATCAAGCTGCGCGCGCAAGCCTTGCTTCGGAATAAAAGACTGATGCATTTCATTAAAATAGTGTTCCCGATCGCCGTTATTGTTTTTGTTATTTTCCAGGGTAAAAAGGAATTGGCGCATTTCTCGATCAAAAAATCGCTGCATGCGATCCGTTTGTTGTCCGGTGATTATTTTACGGGATTAATTGTTGCTGGCGGCTTGGCCGTTTCCTGCATGTTTTTCTATGATGTGCTGCTGCTGCGCTCCATCCGGGTACCGTTCCGTTGGGGAAGAGTGTTCCGCGTTTCCTGGATCGCCAATACGTTCAACGGCATCTTCGGCTTCGGCGGCATTGCCGGGGTCGGCGTGCGGACGATACTCTATCGTGAGTCGGTCGGAGAAGCAGGACGCTTGCTGCTGGCGATCGCCTGGATGGCTCCGTCGATGATTAGCGGCTTGTCGATTCTCGGCATTCTCGTAATGTTCGGCGTATTTCCCGCGTTCAGTCTGCTCGCCGTCAAAGGATGGCTCTGGATCACCTTGATCGGGGTGGCGCTGTTCTTCCCGGCGTATATCCTCTTCTCACAATGGAAGGGGCGGCGGCATGCCAATGCGAAGATTACATTGGGCTATACGATCGTGTCGTTCGCTGAATGGCTGGCAGCGGGCTCGGTCGCTTATCTGATCTTGTACATGCTGGGCAGCGAGGTTACGTATCCCGAGGTGATCGGCGTGTTCACGGTCAGCGCGATCGCCGGCCTGATCAGCATGGTTCCCGGCGGCTTCGGGACCTTCGATATTACTTATCTCATCGGGCTCCAGGCGATTGGCGTGGCCGACAGCACCGTCTTTACGGCCTTGCTGTTGTACCGGATTGTCTATTATTTCATTCCTTTTGCCTTGGGGCTGATCTTCGCCGCCTTCGAATTCGGCGGCGTGGCGGTCAAGCGATTCGAGGATCATCCGACGATCGGCTCCTACATAGAAACCGGAAGCATCATCTGGTTCATCCAGCGCTCGCTGTGGAATTCGCTGTCCGCCTGGTCGGTCGTCATTCTGATGTTCATGACATCATTTTTTCTTACGCTCTACACGCTCACCGTGCCGCAATGGGAGCGAAGCGCATTCTTGCTCCCGCTGATCTACGGGGATCACGGAGATTTCTACCCGCTGGTGAACGGAATCGTGCTGGGGGCGAGCCTCTTGATTATGCTCATGCTCAAGGGGCTGTTCGAACGGACGATCCGCGCCTATATCGTGACATTGCTGTCGCTCGGCCTATGCACGATAATGACGTTCCTGCTCGGGACGACGATTCGGCATACGTTGTGGCTGGTCGGAATGCTCCTTGTCCTCGTGCTGTTGCGTTCACAGTTCAACCGCTACCGCTACCCGCTCACGAAGGCGACGATCATTGTCACTAGCATCTTGATGACCTTGTTCCTGCTCAGCTATGCGTTTATGGGCTATCTGCTCGGCGAGATCCATCTCGAGCCGGCGTATGCGAGCTCGACATTGAGCTATGCGGAATTTACGACGACGCTGCTGACGGGGATCGCGACCGCGCTGCTTTTGTATTCAATGGCGTATTTCGCCTTCGAGCGCCATCAGCGGGAGCCGCTCGGGCGAGCTTGGATACCGGAGGATGATGCGCTCCTCCAGGGGCCGAACGGCTGGCTGTACCGCCGCTTGCCCGGCAAGCGGGTCTTCAATGCCAGCACTGGCAAGCTTCCGCTTCCGTTCCTGATCCGGAACCGGAGAGCGATTCTATACGGATGTCCGCCGTCCCGTCGTCATCCGGAAGCGATGCAGCTATCGCTCGCCGACCTGTACGAGCAGGCGGATCGCTACGGCCTCGATATCGTCTTCCTGCAGGCCGGCGTCGAAGAGATGCCGATGCTGCATGATTTCGGCAATGATTTTTTCAAGATGGGGGAGAGCGCGCGCCTCGAGATTCCCGGTACACGCATCAGCCTGCCCCATGCGCCGCATGAGCTGCTGCCGCTGCCGCTGGATGGGCAGCGCCTCCGGGAGCTGACGCATGTCGTCCAGCATCAGTATGAGGCGGTGCCGCCGGGCTACCTGGCTTCGCTTCGGCGCCTGCTGTCGACCGAGGACCCGGATCTGCGGCTGCTTCTGCTGCATGGTGAACCGGATCGCTGCATCGGATATGCCGTCTACCGCATTCACCCGGCCGGGAAGGCGATGATCGTCGAGGATATCCGCACCCGATTCAGCGTGGCGCGTCCGGAACATGAGGAGCCGCTCGGCCAACTGCGCGATCTGCTGCTGTGGCAGGGGCAGCGCCATCACTGCGTCCGGCTCGTATCCGGTCTCATCCCGCTCTCCCATGTGGAGACGAACCGGGCTCCGCGTCTCTGGTCCGAGCGGGCCGCGACCGCGATATTCCGCCGCATTCGCGATCTGTATCCGCTGTCTCAGCAGCGCGCCTTGTGGGAAGCGTTCGGACCGGTCGTCTGGGAGCCGCAGTATATCGCTTTCCTGAAGCAGCGGCAGTTGAACTGGACGATATGGCGCATCACGCGCTCGCTTAGCCAGGTGCGGAAGGGACCGTCCGGCATCAGGAAATGA
- a CDS encoding DUF72 domain-containing protein, with translation MLLIGTAGYSYEDWNGVYYPEGLDKKERLSFYAQEFPFTEVNSSFYAMPNRFMLYHMREKTPEHFQFVIKAYRGMTHKREDNEQHFHDFKEALKPLIEVDKLGCVLAQFPTSFRNRDENRDYLKEFKELMGDIPIVVEFRHEEWIDERIFDLLEEEQLGYVCVDEPQFKTLVPPIIRATGPIGYIRFHGRNYKKWWHHKETHERYDYLYNEKELEDWVPNIRKLAERTEKTFVSMNNHYRAQAVINGRMLREMLKEEVVPT, from the coding sequence ATGCTACTCATCGGAACGGCTGGCTACAGTTATGAGGATTGGAACGGGGTCTATTACCCGGAAGGCTTGGACAAAAAGGAACGGCTTTCTTTTTACGCCCAGGAATTTCCGTTTACCGAGGTGAACTCATCATTTTATGCAATGCCCAACCGGTTCATGCTCTATCATATGCGGGAGAAAACGCCCGAGCACTTCCAGTTCGTCATCAAAGCCTACCGCGGCATGACACACAAACGGGAAGATAACGAACAGCATTTTCACGATTTTAAGGAAGCGTTGAAGCCATTAATCGAGGTTGACAAGCTGGGATGCGTGCTGGCTCAGTTCCCTACCAGCTTCCGGAACCGGGATGAGAACCGGGATTATTTGAAGGAATTCAAGGAATTGATGGGCGACATTCCGATCGTGGTCGAGTTCCGGCATGAAGAATGGATCGACGAACGGATTTTCGATCTGTTGGAGGAAGAGCAATTGGGTTATGTGTGCGTGGACGAGCCGCAGTTCAAAACGCTTGTTCCGCCGATTATTCGAGCCACCGGCCCAATCGGGTATATCCGGTTCCACGGACGGAATTATAAAAAATGGTGGCATCACAAAGAGACGCATGAACGGTACGACTATTTGTACAACGAGAAAGAGCTTGAAGATTGGGTTCCGAATATTCGCAAGCTTGCCGAGCGGACGGAAAAGACATTCGTTAGCATGAACAATCATTACCGGGCACAGGCCGTCATCAACGGGCGGATGCTGCGCGAGATGCTGAAGGAGGAGGTCGTGCCCACATGA
- a CDS encoding tyrosine-type recombinase/integrase: protein MNLTRHELTALYEEPLEGFRLWMANAGYTEYTQRNYIGDVRQFLRTLNGKPVEEVTKMQVLAFFAQVKASGVSDATRNRKHCALTSFYRALNELEWTSVNPALGVKKSKTEMNRAPVYLEPEQLQTVLTHAGGKYYNRNLAILMLMAYAGLRVGEVHRLNVGDYHPERHTLEVLGKGRKWRTVPLPAAVAEQLQLAMEERLSPWRAGEEALFISQKGRRLSIRNIQYIAEQAFEGLAAEEGVITPGRGRSYSCHKLRHSFATLLLRSGADIRTVQDMLGHASIQTTTVYTHVSDKQKQEAVERLLPYIRMKGTEIEHDGNNG, encoded by the coding sequence ATGAATCTGACCCGTCATGAGTTAACCGCGCTGTATGAAGAGCCGCTCGAAGGATTCCGCTTATGGATGGCCAATGCGGGGTATACCGAATACACACAGCGCAATTACATAGGCGATGTGAGGCAGTTCCTGCGTACGCTGAACGGCAAGCCCGTCGAGGAAGTGACGAAGATGCAGGTGCTGGCCTTCTTCGCGCAGGTTAAGGCTTCCGGCGTCAGCGATGCGACCCGGAACCGCAAGCATTGCGCGCTGACCAGCTTCTACCGGGCGCTGAACGAACTGGAATGGACAAGCGTCAATCCTGCGCTCGGCGTGAAGAAGTCGAAGACGGAAATGAACCGGGCTCCCGTCTATTTGGAGCCGGAGCAGTTGCAGACGGTGCTGACGCATGCAGGGGGCAAATATTATAACCGGAATCTCGCTATTTTAATGCTGATGGCCTATGCCGGCCTGCGGGTAGGGGAGGTGCATCGGCTGAATGTGGGCGATTATCATCCGGAGCGGCACACACTGGAGGTGCTCGGGAAGGGGCGCAAATGGCGGACCGTCCCGCTTCCGGCGGCGGTTGCGGAGCAGCTTCAACTCGCTATGGAAGAGCGGTTGTCGCCGTGGCGAGCGGGCGAGGAAGCGCTGTTCATCTCGCAAAAAGGACGCCGCCTGTCCATCCGCAACATTCAATATATCGCCGAGCAGGCGTTCGAAGGATTGGCTGCGGAAGAGGGCGTCATAACACCGGGGCGCGGACGATCCTATTCCTGCCACAAGCTGCGCCACTCGTTCGCGACCTTGCTGCTGCGAAGCGGCGCGGATATCCGTACCGTGCAGGATATGCTCGGACATGCCTCGATTCAGACGACGACCGTCTACACGCATGTATCTGACAAGCAGAAGCAAGAAGCGGTCGAGCGATTGCTTCCTTATATAAGAATGAAGGGAACTGAAATCGAGCATGATGGAAATAATGGATAA
- a CDS encoding class I SAM-dependent methyltransferase: MIHEKQLFLQKFIHQPKQIGSIIPSSVLLARSMTAAIPWEQVRYAAELGAGTGAITARIQQVAAPSAKVFLFEQDQIMRDLLTSSYPDFLCYPSAEEILTVIRTHGVSHLDCILSGLPFFNFPQTVRDQILSQIEASLAPGGWFVAFQYSLQMKKQLAARFDIEDIKFVLLNLPPAFVYVCRTKGNLHEC; this comes from the coding sequence ATGATACACGAAAAACAGTTATTTTTGCAAAAATTCATTCATCAGCCAAAACAAATCGGCAGCATTATTCCAAGCTCAGTGCTGCTCGCCCGCAGCATGACCGCTGCAATTCCATGGGAGCAGGTGCGGTATGCAGCGGAGCTGGGAGCCGGCACAGGGGCCATTACGGCTCGTATCCAGCAGGTTGCGGCTCCTTCCGCGAAGGTGTTTTTATTCGAGCAGGATCAGATTATGCGTGATCTTCTGACCAGCAGCTATCCCGATTTTTTATGCTATCCGAGCGCGGAAGAGATACTGACGGTTATCCGCACGCATGGTGTCTCTCATCTGGACTGCATTTTGAGCGGCCTGCCCTTTTTCAATTTCCCGCAGACGGTGCGCGATCAGATCCTCAGCCAGATCGAGGCCTCGCTAGCGCCTGGAGGATGGTTCGTCGCCTTTCAATATTCGCTTCAGATGAAAAAGCAGTTGGCTGCCCGCTTCGACATCGAAGATATTAAGTTCGTTCTGCTTAACCTGCCCCCTGCCTTCGTATATGTGTGCCGAACAAAGGGCAATCTCCATGAATGCTGA
- a CDS encoding phosphatase PAP2 family protein: MRQKITWTQYRPLLWMLAIPVLNIFYGIQNRPGPQTYSLSTSWDEHIPFVPEFIVPYIVWYPFIVLTMIFLFRRRPSVYYRTLLALCLGLVICYMIYFFFQTTVARPDIEGSGLFDTLVRIIYWTDMPYNCFPSIHVLTSCLMHRSSFVFRARTRHFIRFTAAAIILSTLFVKQHVIADLLAGWLVAVFTYWIAGGILASWANRKLLNKRRQEQA, translated from the coding sequence ATGAGACAGAAGATAACTTGGACCCAATACAGGCCCTTGCTCTGGATGCTGGCCATCCCCGTTTTGAATATTTTCTACGGAATTCAGAACCGGCCCGGTCCGCAAACCTATTCTCTATCTACCAGTTGGGATGAACACATTCCTTTTGTCCCGGAATTCATCGTTCCTTACATCGTTTGGTATCCCTTTATCGTGCTAACGATGATTTTTCTGTTCCGCAGACGGCCCTCTGTCTATTATCGAACACTGCTGGCGCTATGTCTTGGACTTGTCATTTGCTATATGATCTACTTTTTCTTTCAGACTACGGTTGCGCGTCCAGACATTGAAGGCTCGGGATTGTTCGATACGTTAGTGAGGATCATTTATTGGACGGATATGCCGTACAACTGTTTTCCCAGCATTCACGTTTTGACGAGCTGTCTCATGCACAGAAGCTCATTTGTGTTCCGGGCGAGGACGCGCCATTTCATCCGCTTCACCGCCGCGGCCATAATATTGTCAACGCTTTTTGTGAAGCAGCATGTGATAGCTGATCTGCTCGCCGGCTGGCTCGTCGCCGTCTTCACGTACTGGATCGCCGGAGGCATCCTCGCCTCATGGGCGAACCGCAAATTACTCAATAAAAGGAGACAAGAGCAAGCATGA
- a CDS encoding uracil-DNA glycosylase — translation MIAGTAIPEDLHTIGNLDALHAVCERVFVPEPGERLVFGEGPEHARLLLLGEAPGANEAETGRPFVGNSGRLLNKYLQKADILRENAYVTNVIKVRPPGNRKPKTSEVTDALPILLLEIELIDPAIIVCLGSIAVQALVDRKAKITEIRGTWVEKDGIRIMPTYHPSAVFRDEQKRELLKQDIFSAAEALKKLEP, via the coding sequence ATGATCGCCGGAACCGCCATACCGGAAGATTTGCACACAATCGGTAATCTGGACGCGTTGCATGCCGTCTGTGAGCGTGTCTTTGTGCCGGAGCCCGGAGAACGGCTTGTATTCGGCGAAGGACCGGAGCACGCCCGTCTCCTATTGCTCGGGGAGGCCCCCGGTGCCAATGAAGCTGAGACCGGCCGGCCATTTGTCGGCAACTCGGGAAGACTGCTGAATAAATATTTGCAGAAGGCGGATATTCTCCGGGAGAACGCCTATGTGACGAACGTCATCAAAGTAAGGCCGCCCGGTAACCGGAAGCCAAAAACCTCGGAAGTTACCGATGCGCTGCCGATTCTGCTGCTGGAAATCGAATTGATCGATCCGGCCATCATCGTATGTCTCGGGAGTATAGCGGTACAGGCGCTTGTCGATCGCAAAGCGAAAATTACGGAAATACGCGGAACGTGGGTGGAGAAAGACGGAATCCGGATCATGCCGACCTATCATCCGTCCGCCGTATTTCGCGATGAACAGAAAAGAGAGCTTCTGAAGCAGGATATCTTCTCCGCCGCAGAGGCCCTGAAAAAGCTTGAGCCATAA
- a CDS encoding DedA family protein: MNADLLLHWIGQFGYAALFLALWLGIVGMPVPDEVIVMTGGAVSGMNILHPLPAFVLTYLGVVSGLSVGFMIGRGIGVPILERLRRRSRVERCLEVAEGLIRKYGSLAICLSYFLPVVRHVIPYLVGVNRMTFKRYALYAYSAGFIWTLLFFSMGWALGSRVEAVGELLYRYGLYAAALIIVAGGVYWVVKNAWTKRLNDPGG; the protein is encoded by the coding sequence ATGAATGCTGATCTCCTGCTGCATTGGATCGGGCAATTCGGCTATGCCGCCTTATTCCTCGCGCTCTGGCTCGGTATTGTGGGAATGCCTGTTCCCGACGAAGTGATCGTCATGACGGGCGGAGCCGTCTCGGGCATGAATATTTTGCACCCGCTGCCCGCCTTCGTCTTGACCTATCTCGGCGTCGTGTCCGGCTTGTCGGTTGGATTCATGATCGGAAGAGGAATCGGCGTCCCGATTCTCGAACGGCTGCGGCGCAGAAGCCGAGTGGAGCGTTGTCTTGAGGTTGCCGAAGGCTTGATTCGCAAATACGGAAGCCTTGCGATCTGCCTCAGTTATTTCCTTCCGGTCGTCCGGCATGTCATCCCGTATCTGGTCGGCGTGAACAGGATGACATTCAAGCGTTACGCCCTGTATGCCTATTCGGCCGGCTTCATATGGACGCTGCTGTTCTTCAGCATGGGGTGGGCATTGGGGAGCCGGGTGGAAGCCGTCGGTGAGCTCTTGTACCGATACGGCCTCTATGCTGCGGCCTTGATCATCGTGGCAGGAGGTGTATATTGGGTTGTGAAAAATGCCTGGACCAAGAGGTTAAATGATCCAGGCGGTTGA
- a CDS encoding superoxide dismutase family protein: MKKIAFVCMLGSALIISACSFQAAAADDNSPAADVKIINTKGEQIGMAKLMQIGDKVQVTIKAHKLPPGLHGFHFHSAGRCDPPDFKTAEAHFNPHDKQHGFDNPKGFHAGDLPNLDVDADGKVEVTMSTTAVTLEKGKPNSLIRPGGTALIIHTQPDDYVTDPTGNSGDRIACGAIN; the protein is encoded by the coding sequence ATGAAAAAAATTGCGTTCGTATGTATGTTGGGTAGCGCGCTTATCATAAGCGCCTGCAGCTTCCAAGCGGCAGCCGCCGACGACAATTCGCCCGCTGCAGACGTAAAAATCATTAACACCAAAGGCGAGCAAATCGGAATGGCTAAGCTTATGCAAATCGGGGATAAGGTGCAGGTTACCATCAAGGCGCACAAGCTGCCGCCGGGTCTCCATGGCTTTCACTTCCATTCCGCGGGCCGATGCGATCCGCCGGATTTCAAGACAGCCGAGGCTCATTTCAATCCGCATGATAAGCAGCACGGCTTCGACAATCCGAAGGGCTTCCATGCCGGCGATCTGCCGAACCTCGACGTGGACGCGGACGGCAAGGTTGAAGTGACCATGTCAACCACGGCCGTTACGCTGGAGAAGGGCAAGCCCAATTCGCTTATACGTCCTGGTGGCACAGCCTTAATCATCCATACGCAACCGGATGACTATGTTACCGACCCGACCGGCAACTCGGGCGACCGCATCGCCTGCGGAGCCATTAATTAG
- a CDS encoding DNA polymerase III subunit alpha, with the protein MGKLGTSFVHLHVHTEYSLMEATCRLEDLLQRAAAWNMDALAITDKGGINGMIPFCQLAEEYGIHPIIGCEMQVGESGDSLVLLAATNRGYEHIVAQLNGASFHPPACHGDIIALSGGSTGSIHRLLASGRADDAAKQALQYIQWFGSGNFFLEAQHHGLADDDAALARTVHLAQAMKIPLAATHDVHYLDPEDAPLLHLIRQRKTEPNPAAPDATGPYYLPSPHEMKAKFSHLPDAVANTVRIAERCRFQPERGNNRLPAFPVSQIWSADRPSCSHPDPEGTYSANPPRSADEALRQLCLDGLRHRFGSSGQTLDRPGGTHTLELELKRMDQELETITARGLANYFLIVWDIVRYARSRNIPVGPGRGSAAGSLVAYLLGITEVNPILHGLSFERFLSPDRADLPDIDIDVCQRRRHELLQYVKDKYGEERIAHLGVLNTFGARGAVRQAGTYLGLPKKQVDVLAKLLPSFSGRGGIRHSLDTLPELAKLPIGKEPFKSLFQLAERLEGLPHQHAAHPSGIILGDEQLARTVPLQRRPNGEPMTPFTKEDIKAMGLLKIDLLGLRNLTIIHDTLASIRERTGKLIDLSVTPLDDPDTFHAVGSGNTLGCFQLESMGIRRLLRRMQPCSIGHLADLLALYRPGAWNEGIVDTYLRRHRGEEDYKLLLPVLEPILAPTYGLILYQEQVMAIAQAVTGCSMGEADSLRRALSAKSVEALSRHQERFLQGAAAQGVADKQALAVFDFLVRFSGYSFNKAHSVSYAYLAYWTVYLKTHFPKDYMASLLSMEGGYYDKKVYLREISKMGLSLLGPDMNRSGLGFHAEEEGIRCGLDAVHGSGPESVIALLRCRLRSGEFRTFPEWLERMQASRIKRPVLEAWIAAGACDCFGLHRKEMIAYVHELTQAASIGASAAAIPDFTETEKRKMEKALLGFSLQPSSSRKWNDFVQRFNIVPIRALSECSDNARVRICGTVIHSRRYPTHSGEYVLTLVLQDDTDMIEVVLYPATYKSFLYELNPKGILLEGDVRKQNGQARVVADKIKALGG; encoded by the coding sequence ATGGGAAAGCTGGGGACTAGCTTCGTACATCTTCACGTTCATACGGAATATAGCCTGATGGAAGCGACCTGCCGCCTGGAAGATCTGCTGCAGCGGGCGGCGGCGTGGAATATGGATGCACTGGCCATCACCGATAAAGGCGGAATCAACGGGATGATTCCCTTTTGCCAGCTTGCGGAGGAATACGGCATTCATCCGATTATCGGCTGTGAAATGCAGGTCGGCGAGTCGGGAGACTCGCTCGTCTTATTGGCCGCTACCAACCGCGGCTACGAGCACATCGTCGCGCAATTGAACGGCGCTTCATTCCATCCCCCAGCCTGCCATGGCGATATTATTGCGCTGAGCGGCGGCTCAACCGGCAGCATCCATCGCCTGCTCGCAAGCGGACGGGCGGATGATGCTGCCAAGCAAGCCCTTCAATATATACAGTGGTTCGGCAGCGGGAACTTCTTCTTGGAGGCACAGCATCACGGTCTGGCAGACGATGATGCGGCGCTTGCGCGGACCGTTCATCTGGCCCAGGCAATGAAGATTCCGTTAGCGGCTACCCATGACGTGCATTACCTCGATCCCGAAGACGCCCCTTTGCTTCACCTGATCCGGCAGCGAAAAACAGAGCCGAATCCGGCTGCTCCCGATGCCACAGGACCGTATTATCTCCCTTCCCCTCATGAAATGAAGGCGAAATTCAGCCATCTGCCGGACGCTGTGGCCAATACGGTCCGAATCGCGGAGCGGTGCCGTTTCCAGCCGGAGCGCGGAAATAACAGGCTGCCAGCCTTCCCCGTGTCCCAGATATGGAGCGCAGATCGCCCTTCATGCTCACACCCCGATCCTGAGGGGACTTACTCTGCCAATCCGCCGCGAAGCGCGGACGAAGCGCTGCGCCAGTTATGCCTGGATGGGTTGCGGCACCGGTTCGGTTCGTCTGGTCAGACGCTTGATCGTCCGGGTGGTACTCATACTCTTGAGCTTGAGCTTAAGCGAATGGACCAAGAGTTGGAAACCATTACGGCGCGAGGGCTCGCCAACTATTTCCTGATTGTGTGGGATATCGTGCGGTATGCGCGGAGCCGGAATATTCCCGTAGGCCCGGGAAGAGGCTCGGCCGCCGGAAGTCTGGTGGCATATCTGCTCGGCATCACCGAGGTGAATCCGATCCTGCACGGCCTGTCCTTTGAACGTTTTTTGAGTCCGGATCGGGCCGACCTGCCGGATATCGATATCGACGTCTGTCAGAGAAGGCGCCACGAGCTGCTGCAATACGTGAAGGACAAATACGGAGAAGAGCGGATTGCTCATCTTGGCGTATTGAACACGTTCGGCGCGCGCGGAGCAGTGCGCCAAGCCGGGACCTATTTGGGCTTGCCCAAAAAACAAGTCGATGTGCTTGCCAAGCTGCTCCCCTCTTTTAGCGGAAGAGGCGGTATCCGCCACAGTCTGGACACCCTGCCGGAGCTGGCCAAGCTGCCAATCGGCAAAGAGCCGTTCAAATCGCTGTTCCAGCTTGCCGAGCGGCTGGAAGGGCTGCCTCACCAGCACGCAGCTCACCCTTCAGGAATCATACTCGGGGATGAACAATTAGCCAGGACCGTTCCTCTGCAGCGGCGGCCGAATGGAGAACCGATGACTCCTTTTACGAAGGAAGATATTAAAGCGATGGGTTTATTGAAAATCGATCTCCTCGGTTTGCGCAACCTAACGATTATTCATGATACACTCGCTTCGATACGCGAACGTACGGGCAAGCTGATCGATTTGAGCGTTACCCCTCTTGACGATCCGGATACGTTCCATGCCGTCGGCAGCGGCAATACCTTGGGCTGCTTTCAGCTTGAAAGTATGGGAATCCGCCGTTTACTGCGCCGAATGCAGCCGTGCAGCATCGGTCATTTAGCCGATCTGCTCGCTTTGTACCGTCCTGGCGCATGGAATGAAGGAATCGTGGACACGTATTTGCGCCGGCATCGGGGCGAAGAGGATTACAAGCTGCTGCTTCCTGTATTGGAGCCCATTCTTGCGCCGACATATGGCTTGATCTTGTACCAGGAGCAAGTAATGGCCATTGCTCAAGCGGTAACAGGCTGCTCCATGGGGGAAGCCGACTCGCTCCGGCGCGCCCTATCCGCGAAATCAGTCGAAGCGCTGTCCCGTCATCAGGAGCGGTTCCTTCAGGGAGCGGCGGCACAAGGCGTGGCGGACAAGCAAGCACTGGCCGTCTTCGACTTTTTGGTGCGTTTTTCCGGGTACAGCTTCAATAAAGCCCATAGCGTGTCCTATGCTTATCTGGCCTATTGGACCGTTTATTTAAAAACGCATTTTCCGAAAGATTATATGGCCTCTTTATTAAGCATGGAGGGCGGGTATTATGATAAAAAAGTATATTTGCGGGAGATCTCCAAAATGGGCCTCTCCCTGCTGGGACCCGATATGAACCGGAGCGGGCTCGGGTTCCATGCGGAAGAGGAAGGGATACGCTGCGGGCTGGATGCCGTTCACGGCTCGGGGCCCGAATCGGTGATTGCGCTGCTGCGCTGCCGTCTCCGCAGCGGGGAATTTCGCACGTTTCCCGAATGGCTTGAGCGGATGCAAGCGAGCCGGATCAAGAGACCGGTGCTCGAAGCCTGGATTGCCGCGGGGGCCTGCGATTGTTTTGGCCTCCACCGCAAGGAGATGATCGCCTATGTGCACGAATTGACGCAGGCAGCAAGCATCGGTGCTTCGGCTGCAGCAATTCCCGATTTTACCGAGACGGAAAAAAGAAAGATGGAAAAGGCATTGCTTGGTTTTTCCTTGCAGCCATCCTCATCGAGGAAATGGAATGATTTTGTGCAGCGCTTCAACATCGTTCCGATTCGGGCGCTATCCGAATGCAGCGATAACGCGCGTGTCCGCATCTGCGGAACCGTCATTCACAGCCGGCGGTATCCGACCCATTCGGGAGAATACGTGCTCACGCTCGTCCTGCAGGATGATACGGATATGATCGAGGTCGTACTGTATCCCGCAACGTACAAGTCTTTCTTATACGAATTGAATCCGAAGGGCATATTACTGGAAGGCGATGTCCGGAAGCAGAACGGGCAGGCGCGCGTCGTAGCAGACAAAATCAAGGCGCTTGGAGGATAA